From Aerosticca soli, a single genomic window includes:
- the nuoG gene encoding NADH-quinone oxidoreductase subunit NuoG: MSAQPANTDLLTIEIDGKPTQIRKGAMIIEAADAIGVPIPRFCYHPKLPIAANCRMCLVEVEMGGKPMPKPQPACATPVADGMKVKTRSESALKFQRDVMEFLLINHPLDCPICDQGGECELQDIALGYGRSVSRYTERKRTIADEDLGPLVATEMTRCIQCTRCVRFTSEIAGTYELGGMSRGDNLQIGTYIGKALETELSGNVIDVCPVGALTNKPFQFKARAWELIARPSIGYHDALGSNLWLHIRRGEVLRTVPRDNEAINECWLSDRDRYSHQGLYAADRLLAPEVKRNGRWQVTTWDDALATAVEMLQGIAGEDLGMLVHPAASNEEGDLLVRMARGLGCAHIDHRLRQLDFSDGAAAEPFALPVAQWSALRAALLVGANLRHDMPLLNHRLHQAVRKGARVHVLNPAHFPFNYRLAGEKVVAPHALVDALLALARAAVAEGAQAPAALAEAIDAAASEAADHDTMAALKSGQAAVVLGEAALTHPHASWLRALARFIAQATGATYAELPLGANAVGLSRLGVLPAAGGLDAQTMLAQPRRAYLLHGIEPPHDFADGARALAALRGARVVACTAFAPAALREVADVLLPIALLPETDATLVNVEGIAQTVPAGATAPGEAREGWKVLRALGGAMQLPGFEFEDLAGLRDGILARPVTPVRTGLAARAPVDGALTRLALWPIYRTDAVLRRAEALNAHPLNPDPAVRVHPQEAQRLGMVDGERVRVGGAELPLAVDPAVPPGAAWIAAAHDLTATLPPYGASITVSKA; the protein is encoded by the coding sequence CCAAGCTGCCGATCGCCGCCAACTGCCGCATGTGTCTGGTCGAGGTGGAGATGGGCGGCAAGCCGATGCCCAAGCCGCAGCCGGCCTGCGCCACGCCGGTGGCCGACGGCATGAAGGTGAAGACCCGCTCCGAGAGCGCGCTCAAGTTCCAGCGCGACGTGATGGAGTTCCTACTGATCAACCATCCGCTGGACTGCCCGATCTGCGACCAGGGCGGCGAGTGCGAGCTGCAGGACATCGCCCTGGGCTACGGGCGCAGCGTGTCGCGCTACACCGAACGCAAGCGCACCATCGCCGACGAGGACTTGGGGCCGCTGGTCGCCACCGAGATGACCCGCTGCATCCAGTGCACGCGCTGCGTGCGCTTCACCAGCGAGATCGCCGGCACCTACGAGCTCGGCGGCATGAGCCGCGGCGACAACCTGCAGATCGGCACCTACATCGGCAAGGCGCTGGAAACCGAGCTCTCCGGCAACGTGATCGACGTCTGCCCGGTCGGCGCGCTCACCAACAAGCCGTTCCAGTTCAAGGCGCGGGCCTGGGAACTCATCGCCCGGCCGTCGATCGGCTATCACGACGCGCTCGGTTCCAACCTGTGGCTGCACATCCGCCGTGGCGAGGTGCTGCGCACGGTGCCGCGCGACAACGAGGCGATCAACGAGTGCTGGCTCTCCGACCGTGACCGGTACAGTCACCAAGGTCTGTACGCCGCCGATCGCCTGCTGGCCCCCGAGGTCAAGCGCAACGGCCGCTGGCAGGTCACGACATGGGACGACGCCCTGGCCACCGCGGTCGAGATGCTGCAGGGCATCGCCGGCGAAGATCTCGGCATGCTGGTCCATCCGGCTGCCAGCAACGAGGAAGGCGATCTGCTGGTGCGCATGGCGCGCGGGCTGGGCTGTGCGCACATCGATCACCGCCTGCGCCAGCTCGACTTCAGCGACGGCGCGGCGGCCGAGCCGTTCGCCCTGCCGGTGGCGCAGTGGTCGGCGTTGCGCGCGGCGCTGCTGGTCGGCGCGAATCTTCGCCACGACATGCCGCTGCTGAACCATCGGCTGCATCAGGCGGTGCGCAAGGGCGCGCGGGTGCATGTCCTCAACCCGGCGCACTTCCCGTTCAATTACCGGCTGGCCGGCGAAAAAGTCGTCGCGCCGCACGCGCTGGTCGACGCTCTGCTGGCACTGGCGCGTGCCGCCGTGGCCGAGGGCGCGCAGGCGCCGGCCGCGCTCGCGGAAGCCATCGACGCGGCGGCGAGCGAGGCTGCCGATCACGACACGATGGCGGCGCTCAAGTCCGGACAGGCGGCGGTGGTCCTCGGCGAGGCCGCGCTGACTCACCCGCACGCTTCCTGGCTGCGCGCGCTGGCCCGGTTCATCGCACAGGCCACCGGCGCGACCTACGCCGAGCTGCCGCTGGGCGCCAATGCGGTCGGCCTGAGCCGGCTGGGTGTACTGCCTGCTGCCGGCGGACTGGATGCGCAGACGATGCTCGCGCAGCCGCGGCGCGCCTATCTGCTGCACGGCATCGAGCCCCCGCACGATTTCGCCGACGGCGCCCGTGCGCTGGCGGCGCTGCGCGGCGCCCGCGTGGTGGCCTGCACGGCGTTCGCACCGGCTGCGCTGCGCGAGGTCGCCGACGTGTTGCTGCCGATCGCGCTGCTGCCGGAAACCGACGCCACGCTGGTCAACGTCGAGGGCATCGCCCAGACCGTGCCGGCCGGCGCCACCGCCCCCGGCGAGGCTCGCGAAGGCTGGAAGGTGCTGCGCGCGCTGGGCGGGGCCATGCAGCTGCCCGGTTTCGAATTCGAGGACCTGGCCGGTCTGCGCGATGGCATCCTCGCGCGCCCGGTAACGCCGGTGCGTACCGGCCTGGCCGCGCGTGCGCCGGTGGACGGCGCGCTGACCCGCCTCGCGCTCTGGCCGATCTACCGCACCGACGCCGTGCTGCGGCGTGCCGAGGCGCTCAACGCGCATCCGCTCAACCCCGACCCGGCGGTGCGCGTCCATCCGCAGGAGGCGCAGCGGCTGGGTATGGTCGACGGCGAAAGGGTGCGCGTGGGCGGTGCCGAGTTGCCGCTCGCCGTCGATCCCGCGGTGCCGCCGGGTGCCGCCTGGATCGCCGCCGCGCACGATCTCACCGCCACGCTGCCGCCCTACGGCGCGTCCATCACCGTGAGCAAGGCCTAA